The Myripristis murdjan chromosome 4, fMyrMur1.1, whole genome shotgun sequence region ctgatctgagctgctgttaacttgcgatttctgaggctggtgactcggatgaacttgtcctcagaagcagaggtgactcttggtcttcctttcctgggtcggtcctcatgtgtgccagtttcgttgtagcgcttgatggtttttgcgactccacttggggacacatttaaagtttttgcaattttccagactgactgaccttcatttcttaaagtaatgatggccactcgtttttctttagttagctgattggttcttgccataatatgaattttaacagttgtccaatagggctgtcggctgtgtagtaacctgacttctgcacaacacaactgatggtcccaaccccattgataaagcaagaaattccactaattaaccctgataaggcacacctgtgaagtgaaaaccatttcaggtgactacctcttgaagctcatcgagagaatgccaagagtgtgcaaagcagtaatcagagcaaagggtggctattttgaagaaactagaatctaaaacatgttttcagttatttcacctttttttgttaactacataactccacatgtgttcattcatagttttgattccttcattgtgaatctacaatgtaaatagccatgaaaataaagaaaacgcattgaatgagaaggtgtgtccaaacttttggcctgtactgtatgtatgtatatatatatatatatatatatatatatatatatgtatatatatgtgtgtgtgtgtgtgtgtgtgtgtgtgtgtgtgtatatatatatatatatataatgtataacAGTATTGCAGTAATTTCTACTGCGTGTtgtttaaattatatttatttctttttgctaGCAtatacttttgtgttttgtcatgacAGTTAAGCCTACTGAAACTGAATCATGTATTTTACTTGGAAAGACTATGGAGCCATATCCGCACAAGCGTCACACCcacacattttctttgcagGAGTGGCAGACATTCTGTGATTTTCAAGAAATCGTTGACATCAGTATAAAGAGGGCATGCCATGAGCAGGTTCCTCCTGACAGCAGGATGGTGACACTGACCCGCAAAGATGACAGATGCCTGGTGAAGAAAATACATTCTAAATCATGATGTTCTGCCAAttaacattttgatattttttggttttattttggtgaGGAGCAAGCAACATTTACCTGTCCTTGGTTTGCACAACAGGAAGTCAAGTTCCAGAGTCTCAAAGAAGCGCTCTCATTTGTGTCACTTGTTGATGGTTACTTCAGACTGACCACAGACTCCAGCCACTATTTCTGTCAGGACATTGTGCCACCAAGTCTCCTGGAGGGGATCCAAAACCACTGTCATGGCCCTATCACGTGAgtcattttgaaatttttgGAACCcacacaacattaaaaaaaaaagtgttttagatcttaataataataaataataatacattttatttataagcgcctttcaAAATAAGTTCTTTTGATCTTGTTTAATCAGGTCAGAGTTTGCAGTTAACAAGCTGAAGAAGTCAGAATTTAAAGGTGGCACGTTCCTGCTTCGGCAAAGTCCTAGCAACTATGACAACTTCTTTCTCACTGTTTGTGTTCAGGTAAGGAATAAGCTATTTTTCTGTACATCATGGACAAAAACATAACTCCAGTTTGACATTCATAGTCTCTGATGCCCTTTTCAGTGTAGCAAGCTTAGCTTGGTAGCTCACTAGCACCGACAATGTTGCATTCAGTGGCAAATTGGAAACATTCATGATTCTGGAAATTTATGAGTTCCTTCTGAACTACGAGTGATATGAGACAGCTGTGGCACCCAACATTTAATATCATAGCATCTTCCCTGCTGTTGTAATTTTTCAAGTCTTTCAAAGTCATCTGACTTTTTTCACCAACAGACATTCTAACGGAAATGAAATGTTGCCTTTATCTCTGTTTGTAGTCAGTACTTGTTGAAATCAGGTTTctctgtatgcagatgacataAACATCTTTCAGAACAATGAcgttaccacaacaactacttcaagcaaaactgaactttattAGACTGTTGGGCTGTACAGTTCCCTGGATAtaagtccacatggtggtgaaatatcctcattctCTACTCTGTGCTCCCTTAGGCTGCTAATCTAGAATATTGTATTTCTCCATTCAgttccatagtgcagcaaaacagcccaGAATAACACTTTTACCATAAACATATGCGAACAAGGGATTTTAccaataccaaaaaaaaaaaaaaaaacaagtccaggTACCtattttttgaagaaattaaacagcttttttcttgttaatacCTATTTGAATGGGAAAGCAGATCTGGCAGGTAGCGTTTTCCCTAAGTCATTTGGACTCATGTAgcacccaacactctaccaaagtatagttttgttttcagtattgCCACAGTTAAATCTAACAGTTTATTTCTGCAGACCCCACTTGGACTTGATTATAAAGACTGTCTCATTATTAAGAATGAGCACTACAGTCTCCCTGGTGTCCAGAAGTTATTTCCCAGCTTGAGAGCGCTCACCAGATTTTACCAACACACCATGCTGCTCCTCGCTGAGGTGCCTGTCAAGTTGGGCTGTTGCTGTCCACCACGACCCAAAGGTATATTACCCACAGCTATGTGGCTGGTCATAGTAAAACCTTTAGATCTATATATAGTAGTAACTTTCACATGGTACTGTAACTTTCATGTAGTTACGTAGTATTAACTTTGAACCTGTATAATAGAATGGGATGTTAAGTTATTGGGGACTGTTGGTTTGCTTGCCATGAGCAGGGAGTTAGTAatattcatatgtgtgtgtgcgtgcgtgtgtgtgtgtgtgtgtgtgtgtgtgtgtgtgtgtgtgtgtgtgtgtgtgtgtgtgctgctttgaaGAAAATTTTAAAGGGATGGCAAACCCAGTTAAAACTGAGGATTTTATTGTTAAGTATGATTCTTGagtactatcttcatcatccaccaagatttgagagcTCCTAAAAGTCCCATCCCCTTAAAGTCAATAACTGTTGTCTAAAAGCCTTGGAGATGTTATTTAAAGTCATTATAGCTAGTCTTACCTGTACCACTTCTCTGTTGTGCCCATTGTCACAGTATAGCACACCCACAATTCATATCACACACCCATAATTAGATATCAGCTCAACACTACTTAGTGTATTCTTGTTTCAACAATGAGTTGGGGTATTTGGCTTCCATTTCTTAAGCtgcttaactttttttttgccctcataTGATTCTTTACAATCGCCTGCTGTTCCTGCAGAGCTCACAAATCTGATCATCATACGGAACAGCAGCTCTGTACAAACCCATGGGTCGCCACTGCCTGAAAAGAACAAATTCAGTCATATCCAGTTCCACATGATCAAATATGAGGACCTTAAATGGGTGAGTATGGAAAAGATTGCTGCTACCAACAGCAAACCattactagtactactactgctactaccacaactactcTTGTGCTGCATTTGAACCCTGATAAATTTGGAAATAAACTAAAAGGTAGAATGGTGTTGCTGATGTGGGAACCTAAAGTGTAAATTAcatatgtgctttatttttccttAAGGAGGAAAATCTCGGACAGGGATCCTTCACTCGGATCTTCAAAGGAAGCAAAACGGATATCTATGATGGGGAGATACGCTCGACTGAAGTCCTGTTGAAAGAGCTCGATGTCAATCACAAGAACTGCTGGGAAGtgggttaagtgtgtgtgtgtgtgtgtgtgtgtgttatttttctttgcaaGCACAAAATTGTTCCAGAAATGCACTACTTCATattctcaaaataaaaattacatccCATCTTAACCCTCAATATCTAGAAAACATTACATGTAAGAGATTCTTGAAAAGAGCATATTCCTGTGTATTACTATGAAATACACAGCAGTAcaccatttcttttcttttctcacctTTTAGTCATTCTTTGAAGCTGCCAGTTTGATGAGTCAGATTTCACACAAACACCTCCTCCATGTCTATGGTGTTAGTGTTCACGGAGCTAAAAGTAAGTCTTCAAAATCCCATTTTTCTCCTGCACAGCAGtggctgtgctgttgttgttttttaattaatttcccGCACCAAAGTTTCATCACATTTCAAACTATCATTTCCTCAAAGCAAAGTGACCTAGTTTGACCTGCAAGCCATTcttttcacttgtgtcactgAACACTGAGCATTGCTGACTCAGTGTTGTGTGCAGAGCAGCTGGAAAAACAAGCCTCACTGTGCCTTTCAGACATCATGGTGCAGGAGTTTGTCAAGTACGGGGCCCTTGACCTTTACTTGAAGAGGGGGAGATCCGTGTCAGTGAGCTGGAAACTTGACGTAGCCAAGCAGCTAGCATCAGCCCTTAACTTTCTGGTAAGATAAACTTAATCAGGTGCAGACGTTCCTGATGTCAGCCAACCCCCCTTCCACAAATACAAGTTTACTTCCATCTGTTTTAAGGAAGCCCTATTATACTTGATATTGATCCTCAACCTGAATGTCACTATCTTCAAGAACCTGGAGCCCTGGTTGGTCCAACTGAAATTGGGTTGCTGCTATAGCAAATAAATGGAATGCGAATATGATTATACAACAGTTAGATCTGACCAtgtgatttgattggacaagaggcatTCCGTGAGTGCTGATATTCAATACAACAGCATTTGACGTTTTACTATGATGAATCACTCCACTTTACGAGTGTTCTGTAACAGTCATCATGCTAGGTTGCTGGCAAGGCAGCTAAATACCACTTTAaagtttgacctctgacctccagctctctgaatgaaaatgggttctctgggcagccacggctctcccctttgcagacatgcccacctcatgctaatgccatgcagtttgggccacaaaccctgcagtccacatgtgttcttgtggcctgttgtaaaatggtgtgtttgtgcagactggggcctaaacagtcttggagctgcatcagttggctttgactggaaagctgaaactcttgtggattcaatgagccacatttgattcttGTGTGATGATGAGAAAACATATGATGGACATGTTTCcagaaacatgaaattaaagtatgaaaaatacagattaaTACATTATGATATATGCAGTGCTTTCAAATGACAAAGAACATGTGACTTCTATATGTGATAGTTTCAAATCTGAATAATAAATAGGTTGGTAGTTGAAAAGAAAGGATTAAAGGGTGATTGCTTTAGTCAAATGCTTTGTCTTTGCCACATGGTGTCCTTGCAGGAAGAGAAGAACATCGTCCATGGAAATATCTGTGCCAAAAATCTGCTGCTGGCCAGGGAAGGTGACCTGTCGCAGGGTAGCTCTCCCTTCATCAAGCTGAGCGACCCAGGCATCAGCGTGGTGTTGCTGGGCAAGAATGGTAAAGCAGAGATGGTTTCCTGCAGAAGTGGTGCACTGGCATTACAGACCTTCAAATGTCCCAGTTACTGTGTCTGGCACCATAATGGAGATCCACAGGGGAATTGGCTCAAATCATGCGCAAATCATGTATCAAAAACAGTCAGGCTTGTAAAGGAGAGTTACTTGGAAACAGCTGAATAAGTATAATAACAACAGTATAATGGAAGACATACGTAGATCtcaactaaattaaaaaaaaaaaaatacatgaacagGAATGGGGAACTTATTGTATGAAAAGACAGAGTattaaatttgagtttttacaCTCAAATTAGCTGTCcctgatgaaaacacaacaaaacttgTTGGTGGCGAGCTAAACATGTTGCTTGATAGTTCATATAGTAGTTCATATGAACATGATCAGTCATGCAAATAACCAGTCTCCACATAACTGACCATTTCCTTTTCTAAGCTTTACGTTTTCATCATTACAAGGCTGACTAAAATGTTTATGGTCTGCACTGAGCAGCAAAGTTAAAGGTGTCATATCTCCACCGTATCTCAAAATTCAAAGACAAACCAAATGTgtttaaggcttttttttttttttactttttaaactcACTCGCAGAttttgtatatatacagtattctTTATGGTGCGTAGTGACCACCTGCATTTTCTCACCTACATCTCTGCCTTGTGCACTCTCTTCTCCtgcaaaacaagacaagaatAACACTTACAAAAATAGATAAACTGGTTTTACCACGGTAGTTAAATAAGGATTACCTTAATATAATGCTCAGTAACTATGGTAATTGGTGCTGGTGTTGACTtgagtctttattgtatatacttctgtatctattctcttctatttaactttattttatgggaatttcccagtttgggataaataaagtaaaactatctatctatctatctatctatctatctatctatctatctatctatctatctatttatttgatCTTGAGAGTAGCAAACACTGAATGTACACTTGGCCCCATAAGACAGTacaagaaagtttttttttaaggcaccTGTTTCattcctgcatgtgtgtatagtGGTCCTGGACAGAATCCCCTGGGTGGCCCCTGAGTTGCTGGAGGCCCCGGAGATCCTGACTCTGGAGTGTGACAAGTGGAGCTTTGGTGCCACTGTGTGGGAAATCTTCAACGATGGAGACGCTCCACTGCACGGCTGGGACCTGAATCGGGTAAACTGGCCTCCTGTTTCTTAATGACCAACTACACTCTGAGAAAATGACTTTCAAACTCCACCATGGGGTCCCACCATGGAGGCAGGCAAGTCATGGGGTCAGTAAGTCAGTAACTGGGGATGGAAATTTCAAAATCACGCAGTGTATGCCCATAATGATAGATGGTACAATGTCCAGAGCAGAGCCCACTAAAGCGCCACTGACTGTGATGCTCagccaagagaaaaaaagttgtaaatattttttccgCTTACAATGGCCCAAACACACCGTCTTAATATGCTGCCTGAAAATAACAAGGACCATCCTCCAAAACCAAAAGGCACCAGAAAGTCTAATAAATTGTTTAGTATGGTTTTCTATGGTTTTACTGTGGTTTTGTCACTTGAAccatgttttttatatatatatattttttgcaaatcatttttAGGTTAAAAGCTAAATATTCTGATGGTAATGCTTTCAAATTTATTTGACACATAATATCCAAGAAATAATTATACCTTCCAGGAATTGGCTTGTTTTGAATATAAGTGcgttttacattttgtctgcAACAACGCCAAAACACCATAAATACTATTCCTGAAAAAATGAACTTAGTGTTGCCTGTTAAATTTCAAATTCTCTCTGAAACCAAAAGGTGAAATTTTGTGGCAAAAACCAGTATTGCTTACACACGAGGCTGCTTGTTGACTGATATTATTTGATGatcataattttaaaaagtagttTAGAGAAATGAGTACAACCTCACTTTACAAATTATCTGTTGGGTCTTGTGACAAATAATATCTCAGCATGTGGTTCCTGGCATGAAAAGGTTTGGCAATCCTGTCCTCTAAGAAACTGTGCACCAAACTCAACACACTTTGTGGTAACATGTGTATGATCCATATTTACAGTCTAGGCTTTGTGCAACTTGAGCATGGGGCTGTTTATTCAAATTATTGAACTTTTACTCCGTCATTTCAGTCTATATAAATGAGCAGCAGATCGCCTGACAGTGCCActtgtgagtctgtgtgtgggcCTAAATAAACGCCGCAAACTTTTCCACTGTGGTTTGAAGCAAAGAAACTGTAGGAGGAGAGGCCATATCTTACTCATtatcacttgaaaaaaaatccaaccatATCGGAAACGTATCATTGATTCATTGAGGCCCCTCAGGATGATATTATCTTTACAATCCAAAATAATTACATGTCAACGTAATTCTCAGGAGAtatgggtgaaaaaaaaaaaaaaaaaaaaaaacatcctagCTGCTGTCTGGATGTGACCTTCCATCTTGTATTAACGGGATGGGACCACAGCATGGAGGATGGATCTCTCAGCTCTACTATGCTCATTCCACTTTAGGTTAAGGGTTATTGTAAAGACACAtgaaagaaaatacataaatgtagtgaaatgagtgaaatgaaAGTTATAATAAAGCCTCTAATAAGCTCAATAAATGAAACGATTGGCTAAAGAAGAGCTAATAAGGCtgtgtatttctttgtgtgtgtgtgtgtgtgtgtgtgtgtgtgtgtgtgtgtgtagaagcgGTGGTTTTATGAGAGCTGCCAGCAGCTGCCTCCCTCCCAGTGGACAGAGCTGGCTGATCTCATCAGTCAGTGCATGGACTACCAGGCAGCCTTCAGACCTTCCTGCCGCAGTATCATCCGACAGCTCAACAGTCTCATCACTTCAGGTGATAATACGTGTCACTGCTGGCTGAGGGTCGGTTCAAGTTCAGGCAATTAATTTTAATGGGTCAGGCAGTACAGATTGGCTCTCATAATGGGTCAGGTGGGTGCAGGGATTAAAAACCCTGACccacacatcacagcagctaGCAGCTAGCATCTTGATTACCCcaaattttaaagaaatcagAGAGACAATGGAGCAAACTGTGTATGGGCCATAATATCACAAACAGGATTGGTCTGAGCCTGtatattgtgaaaaaaaataagcatgcaATGATGTAAATAATTGTGGACCTATGCTGGCATCAGTTGTGTGATGTGGGATTAGTATTTTGGAATCCAGATCTAAAGCGTTTCTGTGTCCACGGCAGACTATGTGATACTGCACGCCACTGAGCCTGTGGCCCAGAGGGACGGCTTCTGGAGCGCACTTAGCCCCGGCCAGCAGGACCATACAGTGTTTGAGGAGAGGCACCTACGCTACATCTCTCCACTGGGAAGTGTAAGTAAGGTGCACCCGAGACCCCAGAGGTCTGTACTGCCCTGCACACTGTGCATATTAAGCCCTCGTCAGATAGTAACTGATGCTGTCTCTGCTTAAAGGGGATTGATAAGCAAGCTCACTGTCTGTCTAGGGTTCTTTCCAAACcaaatttcttttatttaaatttttttccagGGGAACTTTGGCAGTGTTGAGCTTTGTCGTTACGACCCACTCGGCGATAACACCGGTGAGCTCATCGCTGTGAAGAAGCTGCAGCCCAACAAGCAGTCGACTGTGGAGGACTTCCGGAAAGAGATCCACACCCTCAGTGTTCTGCACTGTGACTACATTGTCAAATACAAGGGGGTTTGCTACAGCATGGGTAAGGAAACACACTCACGGCAGGACATGGGGGATGGGAATGTGATTTATGGGTAGACTCATGACTGGTGTTGGAAGGTCTTCCTTTGCTTATTTTAGACCTGTTTGCCCATCTGTGCGTCCTGCAGGTCGTCTTAGTATGAGCTTGGTGATGGAGTACCTGCCCTTCGGCAGCCTCATCGTCTACCTAGAGAAAAATCGACCCATCGTCAACAACAGGCGCATGCTACTCTTTGCTTCGCAGATCTGTAAGGTAGGAGACACATATATGGTCATTACTTGAGAAGTTTAATTCCAAAGTGAGGCATATTCATCATTTGAAAAAGAGTTCTGGGACAATAATTAACACCAGAAAATAAAACCATTTCAGATGCATGGTACTTGGTACCATGATACCTTTCTTGATACCCAAGGTACCCTTACAATAGAAGTATATTAAAATCTGAGGGGAAAATGCCTTTACCTTCTTAGAGATGTTGGATGGTGATCTTCAAGTAATGAGTTTTCCTTAAATGGATATACAATGTAGTGTTGTGAAAGGGAACATACAGAAAACTGTATTGAAGAACATTTGAAGCTTCTAGATAAGTGGTTCTCAACTGTCTCAGGGTCCACACACAGGCTAACTTCAAAGCCATGCAACttgattttgcaaaatgaaaagcactGTAATCCACAACGCTGTCATTCACTGTTCAACCCTGTTTCAACCCTCTGAAAGCTTAATGACAGGAACATGAGGGTCAAAGTCACAGTAACCTGAAAACTAACAGGATAAAGagtatattttattgtttaactggattgtagaaaaataagagaacatcttgtcaaaaaaacaaaaagatttgtAGATGTAAGATTCTTGTGTACTTAGAGTGATCAAATGCAATAGAGAAATGCAAGTTAAAGAAATCAGACccaggaggaaaggaagaatttgctttcatttttctttttcccaggGACTGGAGTACCTGCAGAGCATGCGTTTTGTGCACCGAGACCTTGCAGCCAGGAATATCCTCGTGGCCAGTGAGTCACTGGTGAAAATCGCTGATTTTGGCCTGACCAAGATTATTCCTTTTGACAAGGAATACTACCGAGTCACACAGCCTGGAGAGAGCCCCATCTTCTGGTAGCTTTCATCTTGTTTCAGCACTCAAATCCTCTGTCATCCAGTTTTAACACACATGGAGAAAATGCTTCTTTGAAACTTGCTTGGCCAGATGCTGAGCTGTCTGGTTGACCATACTCTGTTTTGGGATGATTTAGTTCAGTTCTTCCTGCCCTTGTGCATCTGCAGCAACTggggacaggagggaggaggctgtGCCACAGACCTGCCTGTGGTCTTAGCAGTGTAATTCTTTCTGATCACCAGCAGAGGTCGATAGAAGTCAGATTAATTAATGTCTCtgtacatcccaggtcacatgattgtggcatttgaccaatctcaatggatttgattttctattacaaaatgaaaattttagattttttttatagaagtaataaagtcctgtcatgttctctaataacacatctaggattgttgttttttttttttaatttcaaagtatttcaatgagtgccctataaagggttaagacGGTTCTAGGtaaagcttcaaaatgcaaaaaagaagaaatgggagtgagaccaaaaacaaatttgagtaagcaatttattgcaaacaaccattaaactgaaatacgctgttcatcagctgatcggcttgccatcaggaggtcatgacagtgtggatacctgacagaaaatgacactgaatccacatttttgcc contains the following coding sequences:
- the jak3 gene encoding tyrosine-protein kinase JAK2 — protein: MDLSEEESAPLVNRDRGGSLRSSSSTGPGLQVHLYFFPASKDATTIHISSGLVSAENVCIQAAKKCGILPVYQSLFALASSNLSFWYPPTHIFNTEENIQVHFRVRFFFGNWFGQGPKTTYRYSLTRDRISPVLDYCVIDYLFAQSRNDFVASEAGISPPLSAQEECLGLAVLDLWRMAKERHQSVRDLCKTVSYKSCLPKIHRHDIQNRNRLDRYLIRNSLKDFLKRLGCCSVDEHSLKLKYLIELASVEPSLGCEVFHVNHFASPSAKEPAFTVVRVSGEAGIQTSGNCQSDSVLEWQTFCDFQEIVDISIKRACHEQVPPDSRMVTLTRKDDRCLEVKFQSLKEALSFVSLVDGYFRLTTDSSHYFCQDIVPPSLLEGIQNHCHGPITSEFAVNKLKKSEFKGGTFLLRQSPSNYDNFFLTVCVQTPLGLDYKDCLIIKNEHYSLPGVQKLFPSLRALTRFYQHTMLLLAEVPVKLGCCCPPRPKELTNLIIIRNSSSVQTHGSPLPEKNKFSHIQFHMIKYEDLKWEENLGQGSFTRIFKGSKTDIYDGEIRSTEVLLKELDVNHKNCWESFFEAASLMSQISHKHLLHVYGVSVHGAKNIMVQEFVKYGALDLYLKRGRSVSVSWKLDVAKQLASALNFLEEKNIVHGNICAKNLLLAREGDLSQGSSPFIKLSDPGISVVLLGKNVVLDRIPWVAPELLEAPEILTLECDKWSFGATVWEIFNDGDAPLHGWDLNRKRWFYESCQQLPPSQWTELADLISQCMDYQAAFRPSCRSIIRQLNSLITSDYVILHATEPVAQRDGFWSALSPGQQDHTVFEERHLRYISPLGSGNFGSVELCRYDPLGDNTGELIAVKKLQPNKQSTVEDFRKEIHTLSVLHCDYIVKYKGVCYSMGRLSMSLVMEYLPFGSLIVYLEKNRPIVNNRRMLLFASQICKGLEYLQSMRFVHRDLAARNILVASESLVKIADFGLTKIIPFDKEYYRVTQPGESPIFWYAPESITESRFSHKSDVWSFGVVLHELFSYCEKNCNPKRLYMQEMGNDMQGPSISLHLASILKDNWRLPAPPNCPYRVYSLMRQCWTYSFEERPCFSSLGDEIESIIQEERDRT